The genomic segment ATTTGAAAAGGACAAAAGGAAAAAATAAGGCAAATTCACCAGCCCAACTACTCGAGTTAATGCCATTCATAAAGTCGGTTTTTGCATAAATTTTCCAAGTAATAAACGACCAGTCATGTGTGAAAGGCATTCCGGATTACTGTCCAAGTTCAAGTTCCCATAAATGAACCTTCTACTcataaatagagagaaaaagaaaggctTTCCGAGATGGTTACTAAGATAGTTCCAACTTAATAACTCTTATTTCAAGAATCCACCAGTGTCTAGTGTAGTAGTGTAGTAGTAGTACCACAAATTTTTTGGTTGAATTGAATCGAAAGGATAGATAACCAAGTCAGAATCCACATTATGAAGCCTACCCAATGCGAATAGGGGGCCCTTTTCATGTCTAATCTGTTCTTTccaaagcatataatataacaacaaAAGTTAAATGAGAAGATGACACAGATAGACAAGAGAATCAATCAACGCAAACTAAGCCAAAAgataagaattaaaaaaaataaaaataaaaaaaaaggaagaggaCTCATCCCCCCATTGTGCACTGATAATGTTTCTGCACTCCCCGGTCGCAGCCGGAGTTCTTAGCCTACCATGAGTTTGTACGGTGACTTGATACAACAGCAATAACAACAACCACATTCTATGTAGAGAGCCCTAGAAAGGAAGAAACATTTcaagctaattttttttttctttttcctttttcttctattgcttaccgtaaatctcttttcatttttctcttctattcacaTGCCAATTTGGTGTCGAAGCTGCTCAAGCAGATGGCGAAAGCCTGAAACGCAGATAATGGATATCTGTAATCCATAGTAAACATGTCCTTCCCTACCTTGCCGAACTGAAGTATAATCTTGTCATGGTCAGATTGGGCTGGTGGCTGTGATGGCGTTGGTGCACCAGCAGCAGCCTGTGTTGCAGCAATTAGCTGAAAGTTTTTGACAGAGGCAACTGTCACCCTTCCCCGGAAGTTAAGACACCAACACTGCAACTGTTCATGCCACCTTGGTGCTTTGTTCCGAAGAACTAGTGGTCTCTCCTTACCCTCCTCATCTTCATCGCGGGGCCCGATAATATCGGAGAATCGAGCACTGCTAAACTCAGTTGAGTGGTCAATTGATTTTGAGAAGGAAATGCTGCGGAATGAGTCCTCAAGGGAGCGAGGAGCAAGCTCCGGCTGGCCTGGAACAGCACCGCCGGGCTCAAGGGATGAGGAAGGGATTGAATGCATAACACAATGCATTCTTCGTGGGCCCCTAGTGCCAAGCACATTTAACTCATAAGTGACTTGGGCAATATTGTAACTTCCTGTAGGAACCTTTGGAGAAACTTTCTTAGAGTAAAATCTACGGCTTCTGCCAGGTGGGGATAGCTGAGTAATATTGTAGGGAGGTTGGGTATCATAAATAATGAATTTTGTGCCTAGAAAGTTAGACCTGAAACAAGAAAAAGACTGATCAATTTACTGCACCCAAGAAAGTATATGTTATCAAGCTTTATATCACTTTTCACACTGTAAACCAAAATACAAAGCATCCTACAGCAAACTACTCTAGTGCTTTCTCAATAACTAAAATACGCCATATATCAAAAAGCAAGTACAAAATTTTCAGTAGCACAACTGAGATAAATGTTCATAGGGATGAAGAAAACAGGGCTAAGAAACAGACCACGAGACATTAGTAGCATTGAAAGAATGATTTCAAAAAAGGCTAGAGAGTAGCGTCAAAAGAATGCTACACATGCAGTCCAGTCAAGCACGCTGATTTTGACATGTTGGATGAACAAAAGTATAAGTACAAGTAGTAAAAGGTAAGTTGATTTGAATAGAGAGCTTTGCTCTATTTAGACAGAATATATGTGTGCGCATGCGTGTGTGTTGGGCTGTTGTTGTGGGAGAAAACATGTATAAAAGTGCTAAAATGAAGATAGGTACTACGTGATTTTCAATTTGATAGTAcatataaaaaaacttaataCCCAAATTGTTTACATGCTTAAAACAAAGTTTGTAATCTGACAAGTTTTATAATTACAAGCCATGTGAAAACAACGTGGAAAACTATAAGAATCCGTTGACTAGCACAatgggaagaaaaaaaaagtgggtATGCAGCCAAATCATATAACAGACTAGGTATACCCAAATGTGAAAGAgaaattttttcaattttaattttttacaaCGAAAATTGAAATCAATGATCTGCATTCCAAACCCTTAATATTTCTTAATCTATATAGGCAATAGTTTACTTATTGATTCATTTTTTTGGATCAGTAAAACAGTgttcaaaaaataaaaactcacAGTAGCAGTGTGTCACAGCTCAGTACCTGAGTTTGCCAATGTAAGTGCTGCTTGATCGTGATATATTATCTGCATCCATGGAGATCACATACTCTGTGCAAGTTGTTCTACGCGTTCGCTTTGCACAAAGAAGAAATTTTCCATTTTCAACAAGCAAAGCTGCAAAAGCAGTGCACTAATCAAATGGCAATACAAAagagaataaataaattattcttAAAACATCTTATTCCAATTAAAGGCAAACACAAGTTCATAAACACCTCACATAAATTAAAAGGCTAATAAATCAGTTTAGAGTCTCTAGACAAAGCAACCATTATCAAATTTTCCATATGACATTACAGTTTCACATTCATAGACTCGTGATGCTTTTCTTCAACTAAATTATGAGAAGACAAGCAAGGCTAACAGCAGTTTTCATTCACTAAGCCCTCAATCAAAGAACAAGAAAGATTTGCTTGAGCTCAATACAAAATTACAGCATAAACAAAATAATCATTTAGAATCTCACCAGGGCTAAGGCAAAGGAAAAGGTGGTAAGTTAGGTTAGACTTATCCCTCTTTATAAAACACTGAATAGTTCCATCCCGAGGTCCTGGCTGAAATGACAAATTATAAAATCATGTTAGTTGTCACTCATCTTAGAATAACATGTCTCGGACGGAATAAGATACAATAAGGCCTTGCTTGGTAACATTTTATTTTACCTTGTGTTTTTGTGTTAaagtttcaaaaattaaaataaaggaCTTGGGAAAAGCTCCACCATTCATTtcagttttaaaaacaaaaagaaaatattacaacattACCAAGCAATGAATAGGTCATGACTCGTGTGTGAGCATACATTTAAGCAGATAATCACTAAAATACGAAGAAAAAGGTAATAACCAAGGATAAGACACTGTGGTAAATACATATTAGTGACTCTCACCTGCTTTAAAGAGACTGGGAATGTAATCTTGCCAGAAAATTCAGGACTTTTAACAATTTCTCTGCAAATTT from the Humulus lupulus chromosome X, drHumLupu1.1, whole genome shotgun sequence genome contains:
- the LOC133804879 gene encoding tubby-like F-box protein 8, yielding MSFRSIVRDVRDGFGSLSRRSFEVRLPGHSRGKSHGSVHELHEQPLVIQNSRWASLPPELLRDVIKRLEASESTWPTRKHVVACAAVCRSWREICREIVKSPEFSGKITFPVSLKQPGPRDGTIQCFIKRDKSNLTYHLFLCLSPALLVENGKFLLCAKRTRRTTCTEYVISMDADNISRSSSTYIGKLRSNFLGTKFIIYDTQPPYNITQLSPPGRSRRFYSKKVSPKVPTGSYNIAQVTYELNVLGTRGPRRMHCVMHSIPSSSLEPGGAVPGQPELAPRSLEDSFRSISFSKSIDHSTEFSSARFSDIIGPRDEDEEGKERPLVLRNKAPRWHEQLQCWCLNFRGRVTVASVKNFQLIAATQAAAGAPTPSQPPAQSDHDKIILQFGKVGKDMFTMDYRYPLSAFQAFAICLSSFDTKLACE